The Maridesulfovibrio sp. genomic sequence GGTTCTTCTCTTGAGAAATTCTGCAAACTGGGTGAAGCAGAACACGGTTTTCTCGAGCAGGCAGTACGCAGTCTGGGGCTTTCCGCTCGAGCTTATACCCGTATTTTAAGGATTTCACGGACCATTGCCGACCTCGCTGCAGAGGAAATGATTCAGGTCTCTCACTTGGCCGAGGCTATCAACTATCGGAGTATGGACAGGCAGGGTTAGCCTGCCGTTAGGCATGAAAGTTTTTTGACAAAAAATAATCTTATTAGATCCTTAATCGCATCGCCTCCGCTGTTGCCAAGTCTGCTTTGCTGTAATATTACCTACCGTACTGGTTATTTCAGGAGGGGTAATGAAGCCGGTATTGAATGCTATTACTGCTCAGCAGGAGCTTTGGGATCATGTTTTTTCAGAGTCCGATAGTTATTTCGGACAACAGCCCAGCGTGCTTGCTAAAAAATCACTTGAACTGTTTCGGGAAAATAATGTGCGCTCTATTCTGGAGACCGGATGCGGTCAGGGGAGAGATACATTTCTTTTTGCTGAAGACGGCATTTCTGTTACTGCCCTTGATTATTCCCGTCATGCCATCAATGAAATTTCCGCCAGAGTCTCATCTTCTTCCCTCACTTCCTATGTTGATCCCCACTGTTTAGATATTCGTAAGCCCCTTCCCTTTGAGTCCGGTTCCTTCGATGCCTGCTACTCCCATATGCTGTTGTGTATGGAGCTGACCATGGCTGAAATTTCCTGCGCTCTGAGTGAAATGCACCGGGTACTTAAAAATGATGGTCTGGTAATATATTCCGTCCGTTCAATCTTTGACCGCCATTATCGGGCCGGGGAACATCTCGGAGAAAATCTGTACGAGATAGGGAAGTTTGCAGTTCATTTTTTCAGTGAAGATAAGCTTAAAGGTCTGGCCAGCGGTTTTAAGATCAAGTCCATTGAGCGGATCGAAGAAGGAGCTCTCCCCCGCGATCTGTTCTGTATTGTGATGGAGAAAAGCTCCACCCGCTATGCCCCGACATTTGAGTCATGCGCCGTGGCCGGGAGGGGCGGAGATAACGTCCCGTTTTCGCGCAGCAGGGCTCATCCCCATTGCACCGGCGATACGTGATAGACTCTTCTCGCTTCAGTTGAAGTGACAAAAAAAGAATTTTCGCAAAAAAAAAGTCCGGCCACATGGCCGGACTTTTTTTAGTTTACTTAGTGTATTCCTAGAGCAGTTCTTTCAGGTTCGGTACAATTGAGGGAACCCGTTTTTTGTACTCCATATATTCTTTGCCGAAGACTTCTTCCAGCATAATTTCTTCTTCCGGTATGTGGTGGAGGAATTTGTAATATGCTATGCCGCTCATTCCAAAAAGCAGCCATGCCTGTGTTGCTATGGCACTGCCGGTGAAGATAAAGGCTATCCATGCAAAATAGAGCGGGTTACGCACAATGGCGAATGTTCCGGTGGTCTCCAGTCTTTGCTCGGTGACAGCTTTTTTGACTGTAACTCCGCTGATGAAAAGGAAAGCTATCCCTATGCCCAGCAATATGCCTCCCATAATGTTGAAGGCCGCACTTGGCAGGAAAGTCATCAGAAATATCCTCGGGAAGATCAGGGTTATGATCAAGGAGGCAAGGCCATAGATAATCGTTGGCTTAAAAATTTTCAGACCGACTCCGAAAATGGTCATTTTGCGTTCTTCCATACTCTGCTCCACTTGTTTCCGGTTCAGTCAGCATTGTTACAGCTGGAGTGAATTTCTCATAGTTCCCAAGAGAGTGTATATCATTGAATAGTTCTTGTAAAAGTGTCAACAAAAACCGTCTGTTGATAAATTGCCGGTAGCGGATGGAAGATGGGGCGTAATATGGCTAGCGACGGATATTTTTATTTATGAATCGGCAGAGACTGCAGCCGTTTTATTTACCCCCGGCCTCAATACCGGTTCTGTCCATTAGTTCTTTCCAGAGAAAGGAATAAGCCCGTGCTGCATCTGATTTTGATGCAAATACATGCAGCGGCGCCCGTTGCATCCCCATTTTTTCAATATCAGCCCGTGCGGGGATGTAATTTTCGCAAAATATATGCGGAAAAGTTTTTCGGTTGTCCCACATGATTTTTCGGTGTCCGCTTTTGCGGCGGTCGACCATATTGAAGAAGGGGATCAGTTCCGCTGTGGCATCATCCATGGAATCCAGATATTCTTTTACTGTGATGAAGCTTTGTTGCGGCATAATTGCCGGAACCACTGGCATGAGGATGAATTCAACTGTGCTGAAGATTGTATCGGAAAGATTTGAAATACTTGGCGGACAGTCGAAGAGAAAGACATCGTAGTCATCTTCAAATGAAGTTACTATTTTTTTAAGTTTTTTGCGTGATTTTTTACTGTCGTCCATGACCAGATCCATATTGCGGTATTCGAATCCGGCGGGGATGACGGAAAGGTTTTCGTATGAAGTGGGCTCGATCAGGGTTTTGATCAGTTTTTTATCTTTGACCAGTTTTTTCAGTTTAGCTGCCTGCAGTGGGTCCATTCCGAGATGAAATGTTGCTGCGCCTTGGGGGTCAAGATCCCAGATTATGGTTCGCAGGCCGTTTTGTGCACTGAGATAGGCAAAGTTCACCGC encodes the following:
- a CDS encoding class I SAM-dependent methyltransferase → MKPVLNAITAQQELWDHVFSESDSYFGQQPSVLAKKSLELFRENNVRSILETGCGQGRDTFLFAEDGISVTALDYSRHAINEISARVSSSSLTSYVDPHCLDIRKPLPFESGSFDACYSHMLLCMELTMAEISCALSEMHRVLKNDGLVIYSVRSIFDRHYRAGEHLGENLYEIGKFAVHFFSEDKLKGLASGFKIKSIERIEEGALPRDLFCIVMEKSSTRYAPTFESCAVAGRGGDNVPFSRSRAHPHCTGDT
- a CDS encoding isoprenylcysteine carboxylmethyltransferase family protein — encoded protein: MEERKMTIFGVGLKIFKPTIIYGLASLIITLIFPRIFLMTFLPSAAFNIMGGILLGIGIAFLFISGVTVKKAVTEQRLETTGTFAIVRNPLYFAWIAFIFTGSAIATQAWLLFGMSGIAYYKFLHHIPEEEIMLEEVFGKEYMEYKKRVPSIVPNLKELL
- a CDS encoding ParA family protein, with the protein product MKSIACYNMKGGVGKTSSAVNFAYLSAQNGLRTIIWDLDPQGAATFHLGMDPLQAAKLKKLVKDKKLIKTLIEPTSYENLSVIPAGFEYRNMDLVMDDSKKSRKKLKKIVTSFEDDYDVFLFDCPPSISNLSDTIFSTVEFILMPVVPAIMPQQSFITVKEYLDSMDDATAELIPFFNMVDRRKSGHRKIMWDNRKTFPHIFCENYIPARADIEKMGMQRAPLHVFASKSDAARAYSFLWKELMDRTGIEAGGK